The genomic segment CTGTAGAATCCACTTGTGTACTACGCCTGCGGTAGTTCATAGAATTCGTTTGCCTAGAAGTTGAGTGCAACTCATGGACGTGTGATCCCATGGCAGCTGCTTCTTCAGGTATATCCATCCCATTTATTGAAAgtttatcatcttcaatgggTGGACGATCACTTATCtcatcaacttctttttgtaaagaactACTTTCGAAGTCCATGGGGGGTCCCATGGAAGAAATCTGAGAAACATTAGGTGGATACATCCAATCTTCCTCTGCCGGAGAAGGTGGCACCGTACCATCTTTTTGATTATGGGGAACATCGAGTGATTGTGATGGTTTCGATTCTTTCTCTGTTGGTACCAAATTTGATTCCAcatttgattccaaatgAGTTTGTCGTATCTCATACTTCCTTTGTAGTAAGTTGTAGTCCTCAATGGAATCCTGTAATGAGTTTCGCAGCTTTTCATTTTCCCgttgtaattcttgtaaCTTAACGGCATTTTGTTCTCTATTTTTACTTTCATCAGACAACCTTATTTCTAGAGATTCATTCAACTGTCTTACAGATTGCAATTGTCCCTCTAATTGTGAACTCGATTGTTGTAACTGATTCAATTTAGTCTCTAAATCGGAAATCTTACCGGTAAGCGAGTTTTCTAATTGAGACGAACTAAATTTGAGAGATTCCAGTTCTTTTCTAAGGATCTCTTCGTTTTCCTTATAATTAGGCACTGGTTCtttttgatctttcttAGAACTGCTGTCAAGTTTTATCCTCAATTGCTCCAAGCtagtttccaattgagTCACTTGTTCCTGGGACGAGGATTTTAAAGTATCAATCTCGATAATCATATCCTTCTctctttgttcaaatttctGATGCTCCATTTCCAATGTACTGCGCAGACTCTCTAcctcttccttcttattttccaattgtgACTCTGAATCTTTTAACTGTGCATTATCTTGACGTAGATTTTTGATTATAACTTCACAGTTCTGTAATTGAGTTTGTAGATCTTCATGTGAATCGAACAACTGTTCGTAACTGCTTATCTTCTTAAAAAGTTCCTCCTGTGTGACTTTGATATCATTTTCCATCCCagctaatttttttctcaagGATTTAATTGCATTATTTTGCCTAAGTTCAGTTGCAgctaatttttcaccttcataaCGTAATTGTGCAATTAGTTCAtccttttccttatcaGTAGTGCTTTCGTTGGCGACATCCTCCtgtttcttgtaattttgCAACTCCTCATATATTGACCTAAGGGCAGGTTCAAAAGTTTTTAAGAAATCATCGACATTAGAGAATTGTGTAGCTTTAGTTAACCATTGTGACCAAGGCTCCTTATCCTTTAGAGAGTTCAAAAGCTGAATTTGTCTCTTCCAGTTGTTTTCCTCTTCTAAATTGTTGCCTTCAGAATCTTCCTGTTCTGGTACTAGATTATTTTCAGAAGAAGCTGTTAATTGAGGAGCAGAAGCTGTGGCAGCATTGGAAACTTTGtcatccttttcatcgCTCTTTTCATTAACCTTTTCGTCTATTTCAGCCTTGTCAGATTTCTCAGTCTTCTCAGTCGTTTGTTCCACTTCAGTTGGTACAATTGCAGCAGGAGACGGGGactttttattcttcttcttactTTTCTTTGCTGCTAGAGACAGTCTTTCCTCTAAAGTCAGCTTTTTTGATGTATCTGTCATGATTGCAGGATTTTTAATGTGATATGATATTGATATAAGTTGCTTACCAATTGAACACCAGCTGCATCGATCCAAAAGACATGCAAAGTCAATTCAATAGATCTCTATTAAGGGATTCCGGATACCTAACTTTCCCACCCTTTATGAATTGAATAGATCAATTTTAGATACATCTTAGTATGTGAACTGTGAAAAttaagaaagaaaaagaagaagattgcTCAGTTAGAATTCGAACTGAAGCCAAATTTGTTAGGTACAACTGCTGGTCTAACGGACTACGCTAGAAGGAGAATCCGAAAATTTCCGAAACATTTGTAGGGGctcattttgaaaaatttattcGATCtatgaaaatttcaagttCATCTCacctcatctcatctcatctcatcataTCCTACTTCGAACATATCGTATATTTTCGAGTAGGTGAGCAGAGGAATATTGATCCATCCTATTTCTAAGTCACCATGAGTTCAGAAATATTACCGTTGACGACATTGGCCAAGCAATTGGAATATTGTGAAGGGTCccaatttcaattaatcttaaagaaattaacaTCACCTGCATACATTGATGAAcaattattgaaaactGAGTTACCGCTGGTGGCTACAAAGATTCAAAAACTCCTACGCTCAAACCAAGATTATGATATATGGAAAGGGTGTCATGCTTCTGTGGTGCTTTGTTCTTATAACCCATTAGCGCTATGTGTTCATGGTGGTCAGTTATTAACGGTTATCTATTCAAGATTGGAACAAAAAACGGAATATCACTCAGCATCTTCTGAAGCATTTTCTGAAAAGATTGTTCTAAAATCTCTAACTTCTGCCCTATCGATTCTTATGGATTTAATGAGAGGAAAGCCAACACTTTCAAGAGAAAGTTTGGTTCCTAAATTGAAAGCCATTATACCGTGTTTGGTGGATTTAACAGCGCTAGAACCTGAATTATGCttaccaattttgaaagaattacttctgaaaaattctaccaCTTTTAGACCCTATGCTAACAAGTACCGCCAAGTACTATCCAAACTGATCTCTCAGGAATATGGAAATTTAGACCCTAATGTTCAATCTTTAGTTTGTGAAAATTATGCATATTTGCATTTAATTAAATTGCAAGCTCAAAATTCCCAAGATGAACATCAGGCTCACCATAAGCCATTCCACGATGAAACTTGGAGAATTGGGATTTTGAGCATTTTGGCACAATTCAAACCAATATTAGAGTTATGCGATGAAATGTTGGATTTGGATCATGACCaggatttgaagaaattgattaaaagtTTACAATACGATAATCTTTATCCTACAGATTTACCTACATCTGATAAATTGTTACCAGGTCTAAAAGTTGATTTAAACGAACCAATGACTTTATGGGAAATACCTCAAAGACTGAATCTTTTGATAGATCTCCtatcaccatttttaaGTCTACCAACGCCATATGCTGTGAGAATCCCCTTGGGTGCGTGTATCTCGGTTTTTGAAGGTTTGCTGGGTATGACTAGAAACTTCTTACCATTGAGACGTGAGATTCGTCGTGATGCAGAATTGGTATCTGTCATCTATGACGTTTTATCCCATGTACAATTTTCAGGTGTAAGGCTCTTGAACGTTTTGGTACagaattttggtaaatGTTGCCTTTCCATGTTACCATCCATTCTAGGTTCATTAGAGTTTTTCATTCCATTACAATTGAAATCTAAAAGTATTGATATTAAAAGATGcaagttgatgaaaagtgaatttttgcaatattttcaattgctaaattcaattttccCACACATTGGTTATCAActacaagaattagatttctttcaaaaattagTTGAAGTGGCTCTAGCATTatcagaagatgagaatttGGCTAACCTTTTGACCAACGAGGGACCCGCTAAAACTCAATCAAACAAGGCAGGTAAGAAGCAAAGAAAGGATAATTCTGTCGGTGCACTATCAGATATGTATACACATGCTGATCAATTCATCCTAAGAACATCACTTGCTTGGTATGATCAAATCAATCTATTCTTAAGTGGATTGTTAAGCAATTTGAAGTTGCCCTCAAGTCAACAAGTGAAAATTATCAGATATGGTGTTCAAAAATCCTTGGGTTGGAAGCAACAAGTGGGTCATATACCTGAAAGTTTTGTTGAACTTTTGAGGGCTATAGTGGTTAACCCAGGCAATGAGCGTGTATCCATACTGCCAATTGCAGTCTCGCTATTAAAGGGTTCTAGTGATGAGCTCTTCGATCTATTGTGCCACCCCAGATTACCCGTGAACTTGATTCATAACGTTAAGGGATTAGCCAATTCCATTGAAGAGCAGAACCAAGAGGAACTACTATCAAATGaggatttggaagaagctgCAGATGAGCcggaagaagaggaaagcCAGGAAAAAGAGGAGAATGTAGAAATTGAGTCCAATACAAAGAGACAAATCCCCGAGACTGAATCAGAACCCGAACCACCTAAAAGACAAAGATTGAATACAAATGTGCCGCTTTTCCAAGCTCAAAATACTGAAATCCTCAAGGTTGACAACGAGCCACCAGTTGTtttgaaggaagaaaaacaagTTGAAGTGGTTCAAGAACAGCAACCTGCTTCTGctcaagaagaagcatCTGATAGTGAATCAGAAATGGTCATTCCTCAAATTCAGCTCAgcgatgacgatgaagagTAAGCTAAACTACTTCCGTAGATGCGAAATCTGTTAATTTCACATAACGCTTGTCTCCAACTTCGTTTAAAGTAATTAGATTGCCTCTCAGCAACAGTCGAAATAAACCTTTCGTGCTGGGAGGGAAATCTGTAGTCGTCAAATTTGTATCATAATTAATTAACCGTTCGATGACTACCATAACATCACTACACACTTGTTCTGCAGTATTTTGAGAATCTGCCAGATCCAGTGATAAAAAATCCCTAATaaagtttttcaattcatttcgAAGGGTATGGTTACGTTGTACTGGCGTTTCTTGTATCGTATTGTCTTCGGAAGGGGTTTCCAATTTATGTAGTAAAAGCTCTAATAGAACTGTCATTTCGTGATTCATTTGTTGTTGGTTCCTAATCATAGTCTGCATATCGTTCAATTGAACCTCCATGTGCTCCAACCACTGTTCTGAACTCTGTTGACGACTTACAAAGCCCGTAGACGCTAAACCCAGCCCAATTGGATCTGATCTTTCAGGGAAAAACATAGGACGCTTCATGAAGTTCTGCCATTGTTCAGAACTGATAGAATGGACATCCATTCCACCAGTTTGTAACGATCCTATAGCATCTCTTGCTTGTTTaacaaagaattttttattgtCTATTTGTTGCTCAATGGTATTGATATAGACTTCTAACAAATCCTGATTCACGGGAGAACCATTCATCGTACTGGAAAGGCGATCAAAGAGGCCTCTTATGTGATATAAAGTCCATGGAGTGTATCCTTTAAAAACTCATCTCTTAATTCGTCGCCTGCGATGAGCTCTTCATTATGggatttgaaatgaaaaatttcgacCTTCAGTCTCTTTAACAGCATACTAGAAACAAAACCATCAAAAGTTAACGAAAACACATCAAAAATACCTGTAGAGT from the Zygosaccharomyces rouxii strain CBS732 chromosome B complete sequence genome contains:
- the MCM22 gene encoding Mcm22p (similar to uniprot|P47167 Saccharomyces cerevisiae YJR135C MCM22 Protein involved in minichromosome maintenance component of the kinetochore binds to centromeric DNA in a Ctf19p-dependent manner) — encoded protein: MNGSPVNQDLLEVYINTIEQQIDNKKFFVKQARDAIGSLQTGGMDVHSISSEQWQNFMKRPMFFPERSDPIGLGLASTGFVSRQQSSEQWLEHMEVQLNDMQTMIRNQQQMNHEMTVLLELLLHKLETPSEDNTIQETPVQRNHTLRNELKNFIRDFLSLDLADSQNTAEQVCSDVMVVIERLINYDTNLTTTDFPPSTKGLFRLLLRGNLITLNEVGDKRYVKLTDFASTEVV
- the SGM1 gene encoding Sgm1p (weakly similar to uniprot|P47166 Saccharomyces cerevisiae YJR134C SGM1 Protein of unknown function required for wild-type growth rate on galactose and mannose localizes to COPI coated vesicles and the Golgi apparatus); translated protein: MTDTSKKLTLEERLSLAAKKSKKKNKKSPSPAAIVPTEVEQTTEKTEKSDKAEIDEKVNEKSDEKDDKVSNAATASAPQLTASSENNLVPEQEDSEGNNLEEENNWKRQIQLLNSLKDKEPWSQWLTKATQFSNVDDFLKTFEPALRSIYEELQNYKKQEDVANESTTDKEKDELIAQLRYEGEKLAATELRQNNAIKSLRKKLAGMENDIKVTQEELFKKISSYEQLFDSHEDLQTQLQNCEVIIKNLRQDNAQLKDSESQLENKKEEVESLRSTLEMEHQKFEQREKDMIIEIDTLKSSSQEQVTQLETSLEQLRIKLDSSSKKDQKEPVPNYKENEEILRKELESLKFSSSQLENSLTGKISDLETKLNQLQQSSSQLEGQLQSVRQLNESLEIRLSDESKNREQNAVKLQELQRENEKLRNSLQDSIEDYNLLQRKYEIRQTHLESNVESNLVPTEKESKPSQSLDVPHNQKDGTVPPSPAEEDWMYPPNVSQISSMGPPMDFESSSLQKEVDEISDRPPIEDDKLSINGMDIPEEAAAMGSHVHELHSTSRQTNSMNYRRRSTQVDSTGQMNAHMISKLGAEIRRYEAELVSLQNSCERLQKEKMEASNEILKLLEDNERVQVLSKEKDELTRKLEETQSKLETSLQILGEKTERVEELENDVADLKEMMQQQVQQMADMQERLR
- the RIX1 gene encoding Rix1p (similar to uniprot|P38883 Saccharomyces cerevisiae YHR197W RIX1 RIbosome eXport essential protein): MSSEILPLTTLAKQLEYCEGSQFQLILKKLTSPAYIDEQLLKTELPLVATKIQKLLRSNQDYDIWKGCHASVVLCSYNPLALCVHGGQLLTVIYSRLEQKTEYHSASSEAFSEKIVLKSLTSALSILMDLMRGKPTLSRESLVPKLKAIIPCLVDLTALEPELCLPILKELLLKNSTTFRPYANKYRQVLSKLISQEYGNLDPNVQSLVCENYAYLHLIKLQAQNSQDEHQAHHKPFHDETWRIGILSILAQFKPILELCDEMLDLDHDQDLKKLIKSLQYDNLYPTDLPTSDKLLPGLKVDLNEPMTLWEIPQRLNLLIDLLSPFLSLPTPYAVRIPLGACISVFEGLLGMTRNFLPLRREIRRDAELVSVIYDVLSHVQFSGVRLLNVLVQNFGKCCLSMLPSILGSLEFFIPLQLKSKSIDIKRCKLMKSEFLQYFQLLNSIFPHIGYQLQELDFFQKLVEVALALSEDENLANLLTNEGPAKTQSNKAGKKQRKDNSVGALSDMYTHADQFILRTSLAWYDQINLFLSGLLSNLKLPSSQQVKIIRYGVQKSLGWKQQVGHIPESFVELLRAIVVNPGNERVSILPIAVSLLKGSSDELFDLLCHPRLPVNLIHNVKGLANSIEEQNQEELLSNEDLEEAADEPEEEESQEKEENVEIESNTKRQIPETESEPEPPKRQRLNTNVPLFQAQNTEILKVDNEPPVVLKEEKQVEVVQEQQPASAQEEASDSESEMVIPQIQLSDDDEE